From the SAR202 cluster bacterium genome, the window CGTCATGAACCCAGACGAATCGCGGCTAACCGACGTGGAGCTGATGCGGCGGTCAGCGGCGCTGGTTCGAAAGTGCTTCAACAGGTAGGAGGCGTTCCGTGATCAAGCTTGGCGTATTTGCGTACATGCAGGACAGAGCCGTTCCCGGGGCGCATATCGATACGCTCGAGCTCCTGGACTTTATCCGTGACCTGAACGTTGACACTATCGATCTGTTCCTTGGGCGCGGGCTTAGTTCCACCGATCCCGGCTAACTGAGCAAGGTCAAGTCCAAGTGCCTGCGCTACGGGCTGCCTATAGGCTATCTCGCCTCCGGCGTCAGCCTCGGCGGGACGGACCAGAAGGCCGTAGCAAAGCTGGCGACGGCCCGGCGCGATATTGACGTGGCCGCGTTCATGGGCGCGCAGCTCGTCCACGTCTTCGCCCGCGGCGGGGAGGCGCCACTGGACTCGCCCGAGTACGAGCCAAAGTGGGCGCAGATCGTGCGGCGGATGCAGGAGATGTGCGAGTACGCAGAGAAGAAAGGCATGGCGGTCGGCGTGCAGAACCACAACAACAGGAGCTGGCTCATGCGCGGCGAGGGCGTGCTCCGGCTTCTCAAAGAGGTCAACCGCGAGAACTTCACCTTCATCCTGGACACCGGCCAGTGGCAGGGATCCAAGGGCTCGGACCCCCGCGGCGTAGTGAAGGACCAGAGCAACCCGGACGTCCATGAGGAGCACATCGCCCTCACCGCACCCTACGCGGCGCACGTCAGGGCGAAGATGTACAAGCTGGACAGCGGCGTGGAGGAGTTCCTGCCCTACGGCCGCATCGTGAAGATAATGCGCGGCGTGAACTAAAACGGCACAATCGGAATAGTCCTTGAGCACCAGGGGAAGCAATTCGACGACAAGGAGGCGATGCGCCGCGCTGTGCGTCACCTCCGGGACCTGCTGACGAAGGCCGGGTGACACGGTAGCTTTGCTGCTCGCCCTCCCTCACACAGTTTGCCTGCGTTGTGCGATAATTTCCCGCCGTGCGGTCCGCTGAAGCGGGCCGTTTCATTGCACGGCGCACAGCGCTAGAAAGGTTGTCGCAAAGATGGGACTCTTTGACAAGGCATTTGGGAAGAAGGAAGAGGGGCCGATCAACTTCAGCCAGCAGGAGGCTTTCTCCGCCGTCTGCCTGCTCGCGGTATCGGCCGACGGCGTGGTGGAGAGCGACGAGGTACATCGGATCATCACCAACCTCGTGGAGAAGAGGCTGTTCCGGGGCTACAACATGGACAGCCTGGCGAGCATTTTGAACAACAGCGCCAAGCTGATCCAGCGGCGCGGCGCGGCCCCTGTGATGGAGGCGGCGCGGAAGGCGCTGTCGCAGGACCTGCGCGAGACGGCGTTCGTGCTAGCCACGGACCTGGTGCTGGCGGACGGTTACGTTGACCCCAAGGAGAAGGCCTTCCTGGAGGAGTTCCATAAGTCGCTCGGCATCAGCGACGAGCTGGCCGTCAAGATTGCAGAAGTGATTGTGATCAAGAACCGCAGCTAACCAGCAGTTAACTAAAGGAGCACGCGCATGATTATCGACTCTCACGTCCATGTGTGGACCAAGGACACGGCGAAGTTCCCGATGGACGGCAAGTTGCCCGAGGCCGATGCATCCGCCGAGACGCTGATCAAGCTGCAGCAGGAGGCGGGAGTCGATAAGGCCGTCATAGTGCAGCCCCGCAACTACATGTGGGACAACAGCTACGTGGCGGACTGCGTGAAGCGCTTCCCCGAGCGCTTCACGGCGATCGCGCTGATCGATCCCGCGTCCCCCGAGGGGCCGGCGACGCTCGAAAAGCTCTATAAGAAGCAGGGGTTCACCGGCGTCCGCCTCCAGCTCGGCTGGGCGAAGGACCCGAAGGAGAACTCCGACAAGAACCGCGACCCGTTCTGGAAGAAGGCGGGCGAACTCGGCGCGGTGCTGGGCCTCCTGGGCTCCGGCCTGGACCACTCCTGCGTGGAGCCGATAATCGAGCGCCACCAGAACGTCAAGGTCGTCCTGGACCACCTGGCCGGCCTGTCCATCGAGGAGCAGGCGCCGTACATGAACAGGAACAGCGTTATGCGCCTGGTGAAGTACCCGAACGTGTACGTGAAGGTCTCACTTCTGCACAACAAGTCCAAGCAGGACTACCCCTACAAGGACACCTTCGCGCTCACAAAGGCGCTGTACGAGACGTACGGCCCGCAGCGCCTGATGTGGGGCACGGACTTCCCCAGTGTCATGGCCAAGTGCGGCGTTGCCAAGTCGATCGAGACGGTCAAGCAGATGGACTTCCTATCGGCCTCCGACAAGGAGTGGCTGTTCCACAAGACCTCCGAGAAGGTGTGGAGCTGGCACGGGCCGAAGGGAGCGGGGAAGAAGAAGTAGTCGGTAGTTGGTAGTAGGTAGTTGGCCAGAAGAACATGCGGCTGTTGGATTGGCCAACTACCTACTACTAACGACCAACTACTTACTTCGCGAACTCGTCGTAGATGGCCTTTGAGACCTTGCCGAGGCGGGAGTCCATGTCCGTGCCGTCGGTGCTTCGTTTGACCATGAGGGCTATCGTGTACGGGCCATTCGGGCCCCAGACGATGCCGACGTCGCAGCGCACACTCCATACGCCGCCCGTCTTGTGGGCGTGCACCGTGCCCTTCGGCAGGTAGGCCGGGATAACGGTCTTGAGCTTCTGCCGCTTGAGGGTCTCGATAACGCCCTGGCTGTACTCCTCGGGCATAATCTCGTTACGGTACACCATCTCCAAGAGCCTGATCATATCGGAAGGGGAAGACACGTCTGACCTCTCCTCATTCAGCGCGTCGCAGTCCTTGTCCACGTCCCATTTGATCTGCTTTTCGTGAACGCGCCAGAAGCTCTCTGTCGAATCGTCTACCTTCTTCTCTCCCACCATGTTGAAAAGGAGCTCGCGAGTTGACATTGGGGTCTTAGTCTTCGTGAGGCCGAGCCGCTGCATTGTGGCGTTCAGGTTGTCGCGGCCGACGAGGTTGTAAACGATGTCGGTGGCGGTGTTATCGCTGACTATGATCATCAGCATTGCGGCATCCTTCACGGTAAGCGAGAGGCCGTTGTCCAGCTCGCGCATGACGCCGGAGCCAGGGACGCGGAGACGGTCTTCCAGAGTTATCCGCTTCGCAAGGTCGATCTTTCCTTCGGACGCCTGCCGGTACAGCTCCACAAGGACGGGTACTTTCAACGTGCTTGCCGTGAAGTAGATATCATCTGCCTGGTAGCGGAACTCCTTGCCGGTCACGAGGTGTTTAGCTGCCACTCCCACCTGCCCGTTGACATTGGCGATAGCGGCCTCGATTGCGTTAGGCATTTTCCGGTCCTTCCTTGAGTTGCCAGGAGGGCAAGTAGTGAGCGATAGATTCGCCGGGCGCGGGCTTCCTGGGCCGAGCCGAGGCCATTATAGGCCAGCCACGCCATGCTGTCACGCCTTGACGGTTGGCTAGCAGACCAATATACTGCGTGCCAATGTCGATTTTCCCCGGTATGGAGGAGACTTCAACATGTTCAGATGGCTCAAGAAGCGCGGCATTCAGTTCTGGTTCTGGGTGGCGTGGATCGTCAGCTTTTTGGTTGGCGGCATCATCATATTCGGCATGATCGGCGCGCAGGCGGGCTTCTGGCAGAAGCTGAGGTCCGGTCCCCCGGACTTTGAAGTGACGATGGCGGGCCCGGCGACGCTCGCCCAGGGCGCTGAGGGCACGTATGTTGTTACGATCAAGAATATTGGGCGAAGTGAGGGCGCGGGCAACACCCCTACGATCACCTTCCCCGACGGCATGACAATTAACGGCGTGGTGCCCGGCAGCCCGGCATGCACAACCACGGGCCAAGAGATCGTGTGCCGCCTCGGTTCCCAGGTAGCCGGCGCGCAGGGTAGCGTGACGGTGAGGGCGACGGCGGCCTCTGCGGGCGCCAAGACCATAACAGCATCCGTACCGGTGTCCGCGAAGACCAGGGACACAGATGCCGAGGAGATCGGCACGAACAACACCGCAACCCTGACGACAACGGTCCAGTAGCGACGGCATTTTCGACATTGAAGAAATGGCCCCGACGAACGTCGGGGCCATTTCTTGTTTTCAGCTTGACGCACCGCATGCCCGCCCGTATACTCCCGCCGAGATGGAGTGGAGAGGAATCTCTATGGACCCCAGAAATCAGTTCGCAAAGGGCCTGCTGGTGTTGCTGGCAGGGGGCATAGTGATCGCCCTGATCAGTGTTGCCGGCATTTTGATGACAGACTTCTAACAGGAGCATTCCATGTCCCGGCTTCCGAAGTCCGCCGCCGATCTTAAGACCGGTCTGCCCGATGTTACGTCTACTTTCAACCTCAAGGCGCTTGAGGGGCAAATTACAATATACCGCGACAAGCTGGGCATCCCTCACGTGAAAGCCCTGACGGCGCACGATGCGTTCTTCGGGCAAGGCTTCGTGACCGCGCAGGACCGCCTGTGGCAGATGGCGCACGACCGAATGTGGGCGTACGGCAGGTGGGCGGAGTACGCGGGCCCTTCCGGCGTGGGGCAGGACACGCTGCTCCGCAAGCTCCGCATCCTGGACTCTGTGAAGGCCGACTATGCGTCTGCAAACGCGGAGACCCGCGCGATGGTGGAAGCCTACGCGGCCGGCGTTAACGCGTTCATAACGACAACGAAAGCGCTCCCGGTTGAGCTTGGCATCGTGAATGCCGCCATGGAGCCGTGGCAGCCCTGGGACAGCATGGCCGTCTTCAAGGTGCGCCACATCCTGATGGGGTTCATCGAGAACAAGATGTGGAGGGCGGGGCTGGTCAACGTTCTCGGGCCGGAGCGCGCCGCAAAGCTAATTCCCAGCTATTCCCGCGGCGGGCTTCTGATCGTGCCGACCGGGGCAGAGTACGCTGGGCCGTCTGAGCGCCCGGCCATGGACGCAATGACAACAGCAGGCAACATGGATGCCGGCCTCGCGGCGGCGCTGGAGCAGTTCACGAAGGGCGCGGAGCCCATTCGGTGGATGGTGGACCCCGACTCCGGGAGCAACTGCTGGGCGGTCCACGGAAGCAGGACTGCGTCCGGCAAGCCGATAGTCGCGGGGGACCCGCACAGGCCGTTCGAAGCGCCCAACCCCTACTACCAGAACCACATCGCAAGCGACGAGTTCGACGCGCTGGGGCTGTCGTTCCCAGGGGTGCCGGGCTTTACCCACTTCGGCCACAACGCCCATGTGGCGTTTTGCGTCACGCACGCCGCGGCGGACTACCAGGACCTGTACGTGGAGCGCTTCAAGAAGGGAGCGCCGGACCTGTACGAGTTCAAGAGAGAGTGGAAGAAGGCGGATGTGAGGCGCGAGACGATCAAGGTCAGGGGCGGCAAGGACGCGGT encodes:
- a CDS encoding sugar phosphate isomerase/epimerase, whose protein sequence is MSKVKSKCLRYGLPIGYLASGVSLGGTDQKAVAKLATARRDIDVAAFMGAQLVHVFARGGEAPLDSPEYEPKWAQIVRRMQEMCEYAEKKGMAVGVQNHNNRSWLMRGEGVLRLLKEVNRENFTFILDTGQWQGSKGSDPRGVVKDQSNPDVHEEHIALTAPYAAHVRAKMYKLDSGVEEFLPYGRIVKIMRGVN
- a CDS encoding Tellurite resistance protein TerB, with the protein product MGLFDKAFGKKEEGPINFSQQEAFSAVCLLAVSADGVVESDEVHRIITNLVEKRLFRGYNMDSLASILNNSAKLIQRRGAAPVMEAARKALSQDLRETAFVLATDLVLADGYVDPKEKAFLEEFHKSLGISDELAVKIAEVIVIKNRS
- a CDS encoding amidohydrolase, which produces MIIDSHVHVWTKDTAKFPMDGKLPEADASAETLIKLQQEAGVDKAVIVQPRNYMWDNSYVADCVKRFPERFTAIALIDPASPEGPATLEKLYKKQGFTGVRLQLGWAKDPKENSDKNRDPFWKKAGELGAVLGLLGSGLDHSCVEPIIERHQNVKVVLDHLAGLSIEEQAPYMNRNSVMRLVKYPNVYVKVSLLHNKSKQDYPYKDTFALTKALYETYGPQRLMWGTDFPSVMAKCGVAKSIETVKQMDFLSASDKEWLFHKTSEKVWSWHGPKGAGKKK
- a CDS encoding serine hydrolase — translated: MPNAIEAAIANVNGQVGVAAKHLVTGKEFRYQADDIYFTASTLKVPVLVELYRQASEGKIDLAKRITLEDRLRVPGSGVMRELDNGLSLTVKDAAMLMIIVSDNTATDIVYNLVGRDNLNATMQRLGLTKTKTPMSTRELLFNMVGEKKVDDSTESFWRVHEKQIKWDVDKDCDALNEERSDVSSPSDMIRLLEMVYRNEIMPEEYSQGVIETLKRQKLKTVIPAYLPKGTVHAHKTGGVWSVRCDVGIVWGPNGPYTIALMVKRSTDGTDMDSRLGKVSKAIYDEFAK